One Sinobacterium caligoides genomic window carries:
- the pilV gene encoding type IV pilus modification protein PilV, whose amino-acid sequence MLLNNIVYRHGFTLIELLVAVFIFSIGLLGIATMHSLSLKEELDNSQRSQAVMMMQEITSRMRANTKGAYATDYKTAADTLDCAVQPAMMCSDYSLAAVGDGVNCTAAQLATYDLWELACGNKVPGVKSGSASHMLDQTLSIDCAAVEGSCPAGTAHTITINWRSKASEAVDQQAGQVQTLTQTVIM is encoded by the coding sequence ATGCTTTTGAATAATATTGTCTATCGCCATGGCTTTACATTAATAGAGCTATTGGTCGCGGTGTTTATTTTCTCTATCGGCTTGCTCGGTATCGCTACCATGCACTCGTTATCGTTAAAGGAAGAGCTGGATAATTCTCAGCGCTCTCAAGCGGTGATGATGATGCAGGAGATCACCTCGAGGATGCGCGCCAATACTAAGGGGGCTTATGCCACCGACTACAAGACTGCTGCCGATACCCTCGACTGCGCCGTCCAACCGGCGATGATGTGCTCCGACTACTCCCTCGCGGCAGTGGGCGATGGAGTGAATTGTACGGCAGCACAACTTGCCACCTACGACTTGTGGGAATTGGCGTGTGGTAACAAGGTCCCTGGCGTTAAAAGTGGTTCGGCGAGTCATATGCTTGATCAGACTCTTAGCATTGATTGTGCTGCCGTAGAGGGGAGTTGCCCGGCGGGAACGGCGCACACCATCACGATAAACTGGCGGTCAAAAGCGTCGGAGGCTGTCGATCAACAGGCTGGCCAAGTACAAACTCTGACTCAAACGGTGATTATGTGA
- a CDS encoding GspH/FimT family pseudopilin → MIIHTQQENGFTLIEAMIVILLISILTAIAVPSWRSVMTNNNINAAQKPLRSSLQLARSEAISRRSPIFVTAAAGGFADGWVISSLAATTFANCNVGSPAAALECISVAKPLPGLSIASTQAQIRFNANGQASANTFTICDEANSSDIDGLQLSLSSSAVINTSSRACGS, encoded by the coding sequence ATGATAATTCACACCCAGCAAGAGAACGGCTTCACACTTATCGAAGCCATGATTGTCATCTTATTGATTTCTATACTAACCGCGATCGCCGTACCGTCATGGCGCAGTGTGATGACCAACAACAACATCAACGCAGCTCAGAAGCCACTGCGCAGTAGTTTACAGCTCGCCCGTTCCGAAGCGATCTCGCGACGCAGCCCCATCTTTGTCACTGCAGCCGCTGGCGGCTTTGCTGACGGCTGGGTGATATCCTCCTTGGCTGCGACCACATTCGCCAACTGTAACGTCGGCTCACCCGCCGCCGCTCTAGAGTGCATCTCAGTAGCCAAACCCTTGCCGGGCCTCTCTATCGCAAGTACGCAAGCACAAATTAGGTTCAACGCCAACGGTCAGGCCAGCGCAAACACATTTACAATCTGTGATGAGGCGAACTCTAGCGATATCGACGGCCTTCAACTTAGCCTTTCATCCTCCGCCGTCATCAACACAAGCTCACGAGCATGTGGGAGTTAG
- a CDS encoding YcgN family cysteine cluster protein: MSANRSNQEPFWERKTLEQMSKSEWESLCDGCAKCCLHKLEDEDTGEVHYTKVACRYMDDDSCQCTVYQQRNDLVPECVWLTIEDIPLFHWLPSTCAYRLISEGKPLYDWHPLISGNAESVVEAGVSIKGRVLSDANVHPDGMQEHIIRWIE, translated from the coding sequence ATGTCTGCCAATAGATCGAATCAAGAGCCTTTCTGGGAGCGTAAGACGCTCGAGCAGATGAGCAAGAGTGAGTGGGAGTCACTGTGTGATGGCTGCGCCAAGTGCTGTCTGCATAAACTGGAAGACGAAGATACCGGCGAGGTGCATTATACCAAGGTGGCTTGCCGCTATATGGATGATGACAGCTGCCAGTGTACCGTCTACCAGCAGCGCAACGATTTGGTCCCCGAGTGTGTCTGGCTGACGATCGAAGACATTCCCTTATTTCACTGGTTGCCCTCGACTTGCGCTTACCGGTTAATTTCTGAGGGAAAACCGTTGTATGATTGGCATCCGTTGATCTCTGGCAACGCGGAAAGTGTGGTCGAGGCCGGTGTGTCGATTAAGGGGCGGGTACTATCCGATGCGAACGTGCACCCCGATGGCATGCAGGAGCATATCATTCGTTGGATCGAGTGA
- the recR gene encoding recombination mediator RecR: protein MSFSPLIEQLISALRCLPGVGPKSAQRMAMQLLERDREGGRHLSEVLKLAMDGVGRCQKCRTFTEQEICNLCDSPRRDEKLLCVVETPSDVLAIEQTGGYSGLYFVLMGHLSPIDGIGPEEIGVDELLRRVDEAGVKEVIMATNPTVEGEATAFYISEQLQSQGVLVSRIAHGVPLGGELEYVDGGTLAHAMAGRKQIDL from the coding sequence ATGAGTTTTAGTCCTCTTATTGAGCAGTTGATTAGCGCGCTACGTTGTCTACCCGGGGTGGGGCCAAAATCTGCCCAGCGTATGGCAATGCAGCTGTTGGAGCGTGACCGCGAAGGCGGCCGCCATCTCAGTGAGGTATTAAAGCTGGCGATGGACGGTGTCGGGCGTTGTCAGAAGTGCCGAACGTTTACCGAGCAGGAAATCTGCAACCTGTGTGATTCACCACGTCGCGATGAGAAGTTGTTATGCGTCGTCGAGACGCCTTCCGATGTATTGGCGATTGAGCAGACCGGCGGTTACAGCGGCCTCTACTTCGTGTTGATGGGGCACCTGTCGCCTATCGATGGTATTGGCCCTGAGGAAATCGGTGTCGACGAGCTGTTGCGACGTGTCGATGAAGCTGGCGTGAAAGAAGTGATTATGGCGACCAACCCGACGGTAGAAGGGGAGGCGACGGCGTTTTATATCTCCGAACAGCTACAGAGCCAGGGCGTTCTGGTGAGCCGAATTGCCCATGGTGTTCCCCTGGGTGGCGAACTGGAATATGTCGATGGCGGCACCTTGGCGCATGCCATGGCCGGGCGCAAGCAGATTGATCTCTAG
- a CDS encoding YcgL domain-containing protein: MKVLCDVYRLAKKVDAYLYVRRDVGLERVPESLLEITGKLEKSMTLLITPEKKLARMSGEKLLAELEEKGFYLQLPPPQDAEVAAVVAQNNRLNH, from the coding sequence ATGAAAGTGTTGTGTGATGTCTATCGTCTGGCCAAGAAAGTCGACGCCTATCTCTATGTGCGTCGTGACGTGGGGTTGGAGCGGGTGCCGGAATCCTTATTAGAAATAACAGGTAAGCTTGAAAAGAGCATGACCTTGTTGATTACGCCGGAAAAAAAGTTGGCGCGGATGAGCGGCGAGAAACTATTGGCTGAGCTCGAAGAGAAAGGCTTCTATCTTCAGCTTCCTCCACCTCAGGATGCCGAGGTGGCGGCGGTCGTGGCACAGAACAATCGCCTCAATCACTAG
- the rnd gene encoding ribonuclease D, which yields MKTEFRWIESAAQLRQLADSWLQCDAIAIDTEFMRTDTFYPIAALIQIGDGDNTYLLDPLAITELSPLAEVLTAPQVIKIFHACSEDLEVFQRLLGVMPQPLYDTQIAAAMLGEGFSVGYAGLMKALLDVDIPKGETRSNWLRRPLTDSQCLYAAMDVSYLFEGFKLLFARGEQCGRNDWVLDEGERMLDNQRYLQRSDCQYLKVKSAWKLSAVELHILMQLCELREQRVRKLDIPRSRWLKDGMLWDIAKRKPKRLAELSDIQGIPASFVRNNGDSLLALVQSAMSTSAEQLPQCLPKPLGSESAAVIKRLRAVATEVAEQQQMAVELLLKKKDIEQCIRVQPKTLEALPANLQGWRAALFGDALIAAL from the coding sequence ATGAAGACAGAGTTTCGCTGGATAGAGTCGGCGGCGCAGCTGCGGCAGCTGGCCGATAGTTGGCTGCAGTGTGATGCGATTGCGATCGACACCGAGTTTATGCGCACAGACACCTTCTATCCGATTGCGGCGCTGATTCAGATTGGCGATGGTGATAACACCTACCTACTGGATCCGCTGGCGATCACCGAGTTGTCGCCGTTGGCCGAAGTGTTGACCGCGCCGCAGGTGATTAAGATTTTTCATGCCTGCTCTGAGGATTTAGAGGTCTTTCAGCGCCTGCTGGGTGTGATGCCGCAGCCGTTGTACGACACGCAGATCGCCGCGGCGATGTTAGGTGAAGGCTTCTCGGTAGGTTATGCCGGCTTGATGAAGGCGTTGCTCGATGTCGATATTCCGAAGGGTGAGACGCGCTCTAACTGGTTGCGTCGTCCGCTCACGGATAGTCAGTGCCTCTATGCGGCAATGGATGTCAGCTATCTGTTTGAAGGCTTTAAGCTGTTGTTTGCTCGGGGCGAGCAATGTGGACGCAACGACTGGGTGCTCGATGAAGGCGAGCGCATGCTCGATAACCAGCGTTACCTACAGCGCAGCGACTGCCAATACTTGAAGGTGAAATCGGCCTGGAAGCTATCGGCGGTCGAACTGCATATCTTGATGCAGTTGTGCGAGCTGCGTGAGCAGCGGGTTCGCAAGCTCGATATTCCCCGCAGCCGCTGGCTGAAGGATGGCATGTTGTGGGATATCGCCAAGCGTAAGCCCAAGCGTCTGGCAGAGTTGTCCGACATCCAAGGCATACCGGCCTCTTTTGTACGCAACAACGGCGATAGCCTGTTGGCGCTGGTGCAGAGTGCTATGTCTACATCGGCTGAGCAACTGCCGCAGTGCCTGCCAAAACCCTTGGGTTCGGAGTCTGCTGCCGTGATCAAACGGCTGCGTGCGGTGGCTACGGAGGTGGCCGAGCAGCAGCAGATGGCGGTCGAATTATTGTTGAAGAAGAAGGATATAGAACAGTGTATCCGTGTACAGCCGAAGACGCTGGAGGCGTTGCCGGCTAATCTGCAAGGCTGGCGGGCAGCACTGTTCGGCGATGCCTTAATCGCGGCACTGTAA
- a CDS encoding pilus assembly protein: MIITTNPSVKAIACCLLFWFGSAIADDTEIYVKDAASQAPTKQPNVLMILDSSGSMAWKVAGPPYDPNTTYVGTVKNDRLYVYRNYTGGLARGNVHSIPLDRNRCTSATAYFNSEAGKLNPVYEDKFSVYRQKSSYKRGWMYQLNAYTGDNNVIECKKDRETEQGNYPRKGAYVKYSSRYTNDIDDSINWDGKNDNNVDYAKTYKLVTDNYHRYVEWVKTLPDLDIRTEVMKETATNLVDDSEGLNIGLMRFNGSSHGGYVISDFLDVSVDANKEALKGVINDIPAGGGTPLAETMSEAARFYRGEKVSYGKDNNYKSVSASRSSDTTRYKTPIVDACQKNYVVLLTDGVPESDNGADDDINTRSALTGDDKCKSVSKATTPGQSCLDEAAKWLYETDHSTSSLGTNLAGKQNIVTYMIGFNIEAAKPLIDATALAGGGKSYAANSANELKTVFEDIFARIVASDGSFAAPSVTVNAFNRLRHREDMYYAAFRPKETDNWQGNVKKFTITSGGKILDKDRAVAVDGATGQFKESSTSLWVTDGQPDGISVEAGGFADQLPAERKLYTSIDGSTDDGAIDLTLPSSRVRESNTGLTTELLGAGVDPDKRKMVLDWANDKFVADPLHSTPVVISYGATEASPDDVVYAMTNLGFLHALNGETGEEYFAYIPQALLPNLTSYYDEEVLSSGNNSNKTYGLDGPISAWIDNPVGAVTSEDRVNLFLAMRRGGGNYYALDVTDKSAPKLKWVIKGGEGDFAKLAQTWSTAKKAKIRWWCDDEPTTKGTTKCYRDVLIFSGGYDTVHDQATAATSEDKGAAVYIVDAETGERLWMAGDGVGNAGLSLDMQNSIAADVSIIDFDADGFIDSAYAVDILGKVWRFDFKKNLPNKVKNLVTGGLIADLGGSFNDGGGNAQVRRFYYAPDISLQGEYLAISVGSGYRAHPLETTVNDRLYVLFDRFVGTSPNNPDDQTKRYNYVGDFESIITESDLKDVSVASSAFVTEADIAEANDVFANASQEAASARQDADDKQKIVDTANAEHAVDNTNPAATNAQIQAAEAADALATEKEALAAEKQALIPREENDSSASYTGGDLYGWYMDLPGHGEKILAETTIYGGNVYFTSYIPPGQGSQSCTPGIGSGRLYARNITSGETGYSDGVSYIDLASAGIPSEAAVIYTKDTSGSGDTEKTTSKPIVCVGTECQDVIGESPLKRSYWEEQ, from the coding sequence ATGATTATAACCACAAATCCATCGGTCAAAGCTATTGCTTGCTGCCTTTTGTTCTGGTTCGGCAGTGCCATTGCGGACGACACCGAAATATATGTCAAGGATGCCGCGTCGCAGGCGCCGACAAAACAGCCGAATGTGTTAATGATCCTAGACTCATCAGGTAGTATGGCCTGGAAGGTGGCAGGGCCTCCTTACGACCCCAATACGACTTATGTAGGGACGGTGAAGAATGATCGGCTTTATGTCTATCGTAATTATACGGGCGGTCTTGCTCGCGGGAATGTGCACTCTATTCCCCTCGACAGGAACCGCTGTACTAGTGCTACCGCATATTTTAATAGCGAGGCTGGAAAGCTTAATCCGGTGTATGAAGATAAATTTAGTGTTTATAGGCAAAAGAGCAGTTATAAGCGGGGTTGGATGTACCAGTTAAATGCTTATACGGGGGATAACAATGTTATTGAGTGTAAAAAAGATCGTGAGACCGAGCAAGGGAACTATCCTCGTAAAGGTGCCTACGTCAAATACAGTAGTAGGTATACTAACGATATAGATGATTCGATAAACTGGGACGGTAAAAATGATAACAATGTCGATTATGCGAAGACTTATAAACTGGTTACCGACAATTATCACCGTTATGTTGAATGGGTTAAAACACTACCTGATCTAGATATTAGAACCGAAGTTATGAAGGAAACGGCCACAAATTTGGTGGATGACTCTGAAGGTCTGAATATCGGTTTGATGCGTTTTAACGGTAGCAGTCATGGTGGCTATGTCATTAGTGATTTTTTAGACGTATCGGTTGATGCGAATAAAGAGGCTTTAAAGGGGGTCATTAACGACATACCTGCCGGTGGCGGTACGCCGTTGGCGGAGACAATGTCCGAGGCGGCGCGCTTTTATCGTGGTGAAAAGGTGAGTTACGGAAAGGATAATAATTATAAAAGTGTATCGGCATCTCGTTCGAGTGATACTACTAGATATAAAACCCCTATTGTCGATGCTTGCCAGAAAAACTACGTGGTACTGCTCACCGACGGTGTACCTGAAAGTGATAATGGTGCTGATGACGATATTAATACGAGAAGTGCTCTTACGGGCGATGACAAATGCAAGAGCGTTAGTAAGGCCACAACGCCCGGGCAAAGCTGTTTGGATGAGGCAGCGAAGTGGTTGTATGAAACAGACCACAGTACGTCTAGTTTAGGTACTAACTTGGCCGGTAAGCAGAACATTGTGACCTATATGATAGGTTTTAATATTGAAGCGGCTAAGCCTCTGATAGATGCAACGGCTCTGGCTGGTGGCGGTAAGTCCTATGCAGCCAACTCGGCGAATGAGCTGAAGACAGTTTTTGAAGATATATTTGCGAGAATTGTTGCCTCTGACGGTTCTTTTGCAGCGCCTTCTGTGACGGTGAATGCCTTTAATCGATTGCGTCATCGTGAGGATATGTATTACGCAGCCTTTAGGCCTAAAGAAACCGATAATTGGCAGGGTAATGTGAAGAAATTCACTATTACTAGTGGTGGGAAAATACTTGATAAAGACCGTGCCGTGGCTGTGGATGGTGCAACGGGACAGTTCAAGGAGAGCTCCACAAGCCTTTGGGTGACAGATGGTCAGCCCGATGGGATCAGTGTCGAGGCTGGTGGTTTTGCTGACCAGTTACCAGCAGAGCGTAAACTGTATACTTCAATCGATGGTTCAACTGATGATGGTGCAATTGATTTGACGCTGCCGAGTAGCCGAGTACGCGAGAGTAATACAGGGTTAACTACAGAGCTACTGGGTGCAGGGGTCGACCCGGATAAAAGAAAGATGGTGTTGGACTGGGCCAACGATAAATTTGTTGCCGACCCGCTGCACAGTACGCCGGTCGTGATCAGCTATGGCGCGACTGAGGCGTCGCCTGATGATGTGGTCTATGCGATGACCAACTTGGGTTTTTTGCATGCTCTCAACGGCGAGACGGGCGAAGAATACTTTGCCTATATACCGCAAGCGTTGTTACCCAACTTAACCAGCTATTATGATGAGGAGGTACTCTCGTCTGGGAATAATAGCAATAAAACCTATGGCTTAGATGGTCCTATCTCTGCATGGATCGATAACCCTGTAGGCGCTGTTACCTCAGAAGACCGAGTTAACTTGTTCCTGGCGATGCGCCGTGGTGGCGGTAATTACTATGCACTAGATGTGACAGACAAGTCCGCGCCAAAACTTAAGTGGGTGATTAAAGGGGGCGAGGGTGATTTTGCTAAGCTGGCGCAAACCTGGTCGACAGCGAAAAAAGCCAAGATACGTTGGTGGTGTGATGATGAGCCTACGACTAAGGGGACAACAAAGTGCTACAGAGATGTTCTGATTTTCTCCGGCGGCTATGACACCGTTCATGATCAGGCGACCGCTGCCACAAGTGAAGACAAAGGGGCAGCGGTCTATATTGTCGATGCAGAAACTGGGGAGCGCCTATGGATGGCGGGAGACGGCGTCGGTAATGCGGGTTTATCATTAGATATGCAAAATAGCATTGCCGCCGATGTTTCGATTATCGATTTTGATGCCGACGGCTTTATAGACTCGGCTTATGCCGTCGATATACTTGGCAAAGTTTGGCGTTTTGATTTTAAGAAAAATTTACCGAACAAGGTGAAGAACCTTGTTACAGGCGGGTTGATTGCCGATCTTGGTGGTAGTTTTAACGATGGTGGCGGTAATGCCCAAGTGAGGCGTTTTTACTATGCGCCAGACATTTCACTGCAGGGGGAGTATTTGGCAATCAGCGTTGGCTCAGGCTATCGCGCCCACCCGTTGGAGACCACGGTCAATGATCGACTTTATGTCTTGTTTGACCGGTTCGTTGGTACATCACCGAATAATCCAGACGATCAAACAAAACGTTACAATTACGTCGGCGACTTTGAGTCCATTATTACAGAGAGCGATTTAAAAGATGTGTCGGTGGCATCATCTGCCTTTGTGACTGAAGCAGATATTGCAGAGGCTAATGATGTTTTTGCTAATGCCTCTCAAGAAGCAGCTTCTGCGAGGCAGGATGCCGATGATAAGCAGAAAATTGTTGATACTGCGAATGCCGAACACGCTGTTGATAATACTAACCCTGCGGCAACGAATGCGCAGATACAGGCAGCAGAGGCTGCTGACGCACTAGCGACAGAAAAAGAAGCTCTTGCTGCCGAAAAGCAGGCGCTGATCCCAAGGGAGGAGAATGATAGTTCAGCATCGTATACCGGTGGAGACCTTTATGGTTGGTATATGGATCTGCCGGGACACGGCGAGAAAATATTGGCGGAAACAACCATATACGGTGGCAATGTTTACTTCACCAGTTATATCCCGCCCGGGCAAGGTAGCCAGAGTTGTACTCCGGGAATAGGTTCTGGCCGCTTATACGCCAGAAATATTACCTCGGGAGAAACCGGTTATAGCGATGGGGTATCTTATATTGACTTAGCGAGTGCCGGTATTCCCTCTGAAGCCGCCGTGATTTACACCAAGGATACGAGTGGCTCGGGTGATACAGAGAAAACAACCAGCAAGCCGATTGTCTGTGTTGGTACCGAGTGTCAGGATGTGATCGGCGAATCACCCCTGAAGCGTTCGTACTGGGAGGAGCAGTAG
- a CDS encoding pilus assembly PilX family protein, with the protein MQTITSCKQRGSILMVTLILLLVMTVVAVSLLESGHFQSLMARNLQFSERVFEQSQGEIEGQLAKLIDDDANIVSAVSVQGVEQNLTQITADDTALTQSISLEYAGDTRASIGNSIEGGSATGMRLILQSNVELDSQNIHSNQTQALTYVKPK; encoded by the coding sequence ATGCAAACAATAACAAGCTGTAAACAGCGCGGAAGTATTTTGATGGTGACGCTGATCCTGTTGCTGGTGATGACCGTCGTCGCGGTGTCGTTGCTCGAGAGCGGTCATTTTCAGAGTCTGATGGCGAGAAACCTGCAGTTTTCTGAACGTGTTTTTGAGCAGTCGCAGGGCGAGATCGAGGGGCAGCTGGCAAAGCTGATCGATGATGATGCGAATATTGTCAGTGCCGTTTCAGTGCAAGGGGTTGAGCAGAATCTCACGCAAATAACTGCCGACGATACCGCGTTAACACAGTCGATCTCACTTGAATATGCCGGCGATACCAGGGCCTCGATTGGCAATAGTATTGAGGGCGGTTCTGCGACAGGCATGCGCCTGATTTTACAAAGCAATGTTGAGCTTGACTCACAAAATATTCATTCCAATCAAACACAGGCGTTAACCTATGTTAAGCCGAAATAA
- a CDS encoding PilW family protein, whose product MRIHKQGGFTLIELMVTMALSGVVLLAASQVMVGSNRMANTTDNSNRVQENGRFASAILTRQLRMAGFRDPKNGYIAGMFDIGSNCAGSSCTSDGGIAGSDAIAMMIDPSNDVDCAGNDLTGNKKKIVVNRFYLATQNQVNGLMCRSYIDGVAVGPETMLVAGIDDFQVLYGIRDSDNSVRRYVSADRVGTDWREVIAVKFALLASSGAAVGSGENESVKYIVLDRATQTFNDRQARKVFTTTLRLNNALSEEF is encoded by the coding sequence ATGCGCATTCATAAGCAAGGGGGCTTCACCCTGATAGAGTTGATGGTGACCATGGCGCTCAGTGGCGTGGTGTTATTGGCGGCCTCACAGGTGATGGTGGGAAGCAACAGGATGGCTAACACAACCGATAATAGTAACCGCGTGCAAGAGAACGGTCGCTTTGCCAGTGCGATTTTAACGCGTCAGCTACGCATGGCGGGCTTTAGAGACCCTAAGAACGGCTATATCGCAGGGATGTTTGATATTGGCAGCAACTGTGCTGGCAGCTCATGTACAAGTGACGGAGGCATTGCCGGTAGCGACGCGATCGCGATGATGATTGACCCCAGTAATGATGTTGATTGTGCGGGTAATGACCTAACCGGCAATAAAAAGAAGATTGTCGTCAATCGTTTTTATCTGGCTACTCAAAACCAAGTCAACGGGTTGATGTGTCGAAGCTATATCGATGGCGTGGCTGTCGGTCCGGAGACCATGCTGGTGGCCGGCATCGATGATTTCCAGGTGTTATACGGCATTCGTGATAGTGACAACAGCGTGCGCCGCTATGTCAGTGCCGACCGTGTGGGGACAGATTGGCGTGAGGTGATCGCGGTAAAATTTGCCTTGCTTGCCAGCAGTGGTGCCGCTGTAGGCAGCGGTGAAAACGAGAGTGTCAAGTATATCGTGTTGGATCGTGCCACACAGACCTTTAACGACAGGCAGGCGAGAAAAGTTTTTACCACCACGTTGCGGCTCAATAACGCCTTAAGCGAAGAATTCTAA
- a CDS encoding YbaB/EbfC family nucleoid-associated protein, protein MMFGKGGMGDLMKQAQQMQEKMAEAQRQLAEAEHVGQAGAGLVEIVMTGRHDVKRVTIDDSLMSEDKEMLEDLLAAAVNDAVRRVEASSKDLMKDVAGGVDIPDGFKMPF, encoded by the coding sequence ATGATGTTTGGAAAAGGCGGAATGGGCGACCTGATGAAACAGGCGCAGCAAATGCAAGAAAAGATGGCCGAAGCGCAGCGCCAGCTGGCGGAAGCTGAACACGTTGGGCAGGCGGGCGCTGGCCTCGTCGAGATTGTGATGACCGGCCGACACGATGTTAAGCGTGTCACCATCGATGACAGCCTGATGTCTGAAGATAAAGAGATGCTGGAAGACCTGTTGGCAGCGGCAGTCAACGATGCCGTGCGCCGTGTCGAAGCGTCGAGCAAAGATTTAATGAAAGACGTTGCTGGCGGTGTTGATATCCCCGACGGCTTCAAGATGCCGTTTTAA